The region CCGGCCGGCGACATCTTTCCACCACCAATCGAAGGACACCGGCCGTGCGAGTCCGACGAGGCGTTCGACGAGGCGGTGCGTGACCTCGCCGACCACCTCCGGTGAGCGAGCGGGGCGACGACCTGCCGCCTACTCATGCGGTGTCGGACGCGCGTTCGCTGACCCTTTCGGCGATAGCCCGGCCCAGCTCCGCCGTCGTGCCGGTGCCGTGCAGGTCGGGGGTCAGGGGCGCCTGTCCGGGCCCGTACGCCAGGACGTCCTCGACCGCGCCGAGCAGGTGGGCGGCGGCTTCGGGGTGGCCGAGGTGCTCCAGCATCATCGAGCCGCACCAGATCTGGCCGATCGGGTTGGCGATGCCTTTGCCTGCGATGTCGGGTGCGGAGCCGTGCACGGGCTCGAACAGGCTCGGGTGGTCACCCTCGGGGTTGATGTTGGCGCTCGGGGCGATGCCGAGCGTGCCGGTGCAGGCCGGGCCGAGGTCGGAGAGGATGTCGCCGAACAGATTGCTGGCCACGACCACGTCGAACCACTCCGGATGGAGTACGAACTGCGCCGCGAGCGCGTCGATGTGGAACTTGTCGAGGCGGACGTCGGGGAACCGCTCGCCCATCGCGGCCACCCGCTCGTCCCAGTACGGCATGGAGATGGAGATGCCGTTGCTCTTGGTGGCGGACGTCAGGTGCCGTTTCGGGCGACGGTTGGCCTGCTCGAAGGCGAAGCGCAGGACACGGTCGACGCCGACCCGGGTCATGATCGTCTCCTGCAGGACGGTTTCCCGGTCGGTGCCCTCGAAGATCCGCCCACCCACGCTGGAGTACTCGCCCTCGGTGTTCTCCCGCACGACCACGAAGTCGATGTCGC is a window of Micromonospora sp. WMMD961 DNA encoding:
- a CDS encoding tartrate dehydrogenase, with the translated sequence MTSHRIAVIPGDGIGKEVVPAGLDALHATARRFGLTLTFDSFDFASADYWQRHGEMLPPDWEQTLRGYDAIYFGAVGWPEVVPDHVSLWGSLLQFRRVFDQYVNLRPCRLMPGVRSPLAGRLPGDIDFVVVRENTEGEYSSVGGRIFEGTDRETVLQETIMTRVGVDRVLRFAFEQANRRPKRHLTSATKSNGISISMPYWDERVAAMGERFPDVRLDKFHIDALAAQFVLHPEWFDVVVASNLFGDILSDLGPACTGTLGIAPSANINPEGDHPSLFEPVHGSAPDIAGKGIANPIGQIWCGSMMLEHLGHPEAAAHLLGAVEDVLAYGPGQAPLTPDLHGTGTTAELGRAIAERVSERASDTA